One Oncorhynchus mykiss isolate Arlee chromosome 9, USDA_OmykA_1.1, whole genome shotgun sequence genomic window, CTCAGTGAACCGGTGCTGGAGGCCAGGGCTCCGTTGGCTGTGGAGCGGAGGTTCAGGTGGGGCTCGTAGCGGGGCAGGGAGGGCATGCTGCAGCTGGCCGAGGCTGCCCGTGGGATGGGCAAGGCCTCCCCGTCTGCCTCGATCACCAGgtcctcatcatcctcatcacttTCTAGCTCCTCTGGGTGGAAGTTCTGGATGATGTGTGCCGGGGTCGTCGCTATGGCAGCACCAGGGGTGAAATAGCCGTAGAAACTTGCGCCACTGTCGGAAGAGCGACCCGAACTTCCGGAAGccgccccacccccaccccctccgCCACTGCTCCGTATGATGTTGTTGCGCTGGTTGGCTGGCTTCACCGTCACAATGAGGTTGTGGCTGTTGGCGATCATCATGTCAGTCACCTGGTCCAGAGACTTGCCTTGAACCTCGATGCCGTTGACCTCGAGCACCTCGTCGTTGACGGCCAGCAGGCCAGTGCTCTCAGCTAGGCCCCCAGGCACCATGCGGGAGATGAAGATCCCAGGAACCTTCTCCAGACCCTGGGGTGTGACCCGGACGCTGGAGCCGTCGCGGATGTAGAAACCCAATGGTTTCTCCTGGCCATGCTTGTAGAGGCGCACCCGGCGGTGTGTCTCAGGGAGGATGTCCACGTCGATGATGGAGGAGACAGGCCTGAAGTCCCTGGGCAGGCTAATGATCACAGGGGGCTTCTTCCGGTTGGCATCAGGCCGCAGTAACACGGCAGCTAGGACAGTCTTCTTAGGACGGGTCAGAGAGTCCGTACCAAACGCAGAGTAGTCTGCTTCCTCTgcaaaaagagagggggaaaacaTAATATGTAATAGAACCAACCATATCAATATCACATCAGTGCAGACAGGATCCAATATCATCCCATAAATGCTTACTGACAATCATTATCATGGTGGAAGTATAATTCATTACTGACATTCTActgcagactttactgtagttATGGAAAAGCGATTGTGTTTCTAAGCCCAATGCTTCCCTTATCTTAGAGCCACTCCCTCCTTTCACTAGACTTGTTTCAGTGCTTCCCTCCCTTCCCTGGTATTATTCCTCATGTGGAGTAAACGGAAGCATAGACTCCTGTCTCTATTTCATGAAAG contains:
- the LOC110532261 gene encoding partitioning defective 6 homolog beta, with amino-acid sequence MNKHHRVPSNRTLSSVEVKSKFGAEFRRFSLDRSKPGRFDEFYGLLQHVHRIPNVDLLVGYADVHGDLLPINNNDNYHKAISVASPLLRLFLQRKEEADYSAFGTDSLTRPKKTVLAAVLLRPDANRKKPPVIISLPRDFRPVSSIIDVDILPETHRRVRLYKHGQEKPLGFYIRDGSSVRVTPQGLEKVPGIFISRMVPGGLAESTGLLAVNDEVLEVNGIEVQGKSLDQVTDMMIANSHNLIVTVKPANQRNNIIRSSGGGGGGGAASGSSGRSSDSGASFYGYFTPGAAIATTPAHIIQNFHPEELESDEDDEDLVIEADGEALPIPRAASASCSMPSLPRYEPHLNLRSTANGALASSTGSLSTVSTPDRGLEGRSLEEDGTLITL